GTCTTACATAACCTAAATCTCTTTCCCCCCTCAGAGAAAGCTTAATGCTCTGCTGGCACACGGTTACCTTAAGAGATGAGAAAGGTTggggtttgttttaaacatttcactgTAAAAAGGTCTGTCTAGGCCCCATCAAAAGGCTCTATGAAAGCTTTTTAAGGGGGGATAAACTAAACAATTAGCCAACGGGAAGGTTGAGCTGACAAACAAAGTCGTCTCTTAGTGCTGAATCTTGAGAGTTCATCCAGATGTTCCCCATTTTCTTTGCTCAACAGAAACATGCCAGGGCTGTAAAAATGAGGGCAATGCTGACCCTTTCCTGAAGAAAGCCAAGCAGAGCATTAGCTTTAAGGGCGCGCTCATGCTATACATTTTAGTAACAACATTGTCCATCCAAAGAACTAAAATCAACTTGACTTGTCAACACCAAGACTGAGATCAGAaacttttaataaatgtttcttcaaacacccatttttttaaattatccaTCCAGTCTCTGAGAAATTGCTGAGTAAGTGTAAGCATTAACAACAGGTGACTAAGTAGATAACTCTTGCTCTACTTGTGACTTCAGCTCAACGACAAAGGCAAAAAGTTAAGCTAAGGTGAGAGAGTAAGGAGAACCTGTTGACCAATCTGAACTGATGGCTTCCCACTTTGGTTTGATCGATTTAAAGACTTCATAAAGCATAGCTAACAAAGAGCTTGTAACAAATTTAGCAGGACATTACCAGACACAATGATGTCATTGCGCAGGGCACAGACGGCGTACTCTGACTTGGTGAACTCGGGCAGTTTGTTCAGCGACGACCAGTCTTCTGTGACTGGATCATAGCAATCGTTGTAGGGCAGGTTGAAGCCCCCCAGTCGCTCACAGCCCCCGACCACAACAATCACCTCTGAGAAGCCAGTCGACCTGCGTGGAGGAGAGCAGACAGAGAACCACTGAGAAATAGGACAGGTAAAGCAACAATACAAACACAGGACGAATGTTTTCCGTTTCAGTTTTAACTAGAGTAAATACGCTCTCTCCTCTCGGCCTGTGAAGGCAGTTTGGGTACAACTTCAACACACCTTAAAGGGCAAGACTTCTAACTAAATGAGAGAATTCATAGCTGCTGCTGGAGAGCACAGCTAACTTTCACCTGAGCACCTGAACCTGTCTTCAGAGCAAAGTTTGCctcattacaaacacaaacatgaatGCAACCCAGGACACGCTTGGAAGGAAGACTTCAGCTGAACCTGAATGAACACAAAGGTTTGCTCTCTGGCTGATGAATACACACAAAAAGCTTCAGCCATGTGCTTAACTGTCTAAACAACTAAAAGACTATTGTTGCCCACAAGCGCTTAGGCTACATCTGTGTGAGTGCGTGCGCACCAGATCAATTATATCCCTGGCACCTCTGAAGAAAGGAGACACCCTGGGGAACACACAAGCCAGACAATTAAGCACCTGTTTGGACCACAGTTTTGGCCCACTAGCCAAATGAGGAACACAATAACGGTAGGGGCCAACTGTGGAACTGGTTGGCTGATATGAACAGCTCAGCCTGAATGGTAACAATGCACCTGAAATACATGTTACACAGCCTTAATAACTGACAGCTGGCAGTGGTCCCATTTCCACCCGTTGAGCAGTTCAAATTACAGAAGCAGCTGCACTGGTGTTTGCTGGGTGGCAGCCCACCGTATGCTCGTTTTTGGTATCGTGTGCAGAGAGCATCACTCGGCTCCTCCCTTGGTCCGTTACAAAGGAGTCCGATCGGATGATCTTTGAGCCACAATGGAAGCAACCACCAGAAATAAACGAAAGTTTGGTAGATTGGTGAAAAGTTAAACAGGAACACGGCGGGAGCAAACCCTGTGACGTGAGCTATTCCAGTGCTATGATAGCAAGACTTAACAGTTTTACCATTTATTccttcatatttttttccctgttgaACATCCGTCTATGTTTGAACATGCCTGGCTTCCCTCCATCGTCTCCATTACAACAAAGGCAGGCAAATGCTACACCTGTCAGCACAATAATACTCCCCATCAATGTAGAACAATAACTCCACCACTACAGCCTGCAGGGACGCAGAGTTTATCAGTAAGTTGTCATCaaccccgccccccccccccccttaaaaaaaaaacaacaaccctaaGATGAAAAAATATCTTTTTCTGAGGAAGGATTAGTCACAAAAAGTCTTTCCACTTCCTTTCATATTTAAGTTGCCTGCAATCTTCCTCATACCAAGGAATGCTAGCATTCATGTTACCTGCGAGGACAGGTTCTGGGTGACCTCACTTCGTTTCCAAACACGTGGTAGCGCCTCGCCTCGTGGAGAAGGTGGTAGATGTCTGGCGACTTCTGGATGATGTCATCTGCCTCCACGTGCTGGACAAAGTACGTGGGGTGCATCAGGGGCAACCGAACGTTCTGCAGCAAACTCTCCAGCATGGTTTTCCTCTGCTCCTTATTGTGGTGCACCCATCTCATCACCGCCTCAAACACCGACTCCTCCCTGCTAACGTACAACTGTTCGCTGCTGATGTATTTCTTCAGCTCTTCGACCCCCAGGTCGAGGAACTCCTCGTGGGCTGACACTTCTATGAAGTTGGCCAGGGCGTAACTCTTGCAGCGGCTGGCAAGCTGACTGAGGAAGTGAGTTTCGGCAAAGCGCTGGAGTCCAAGACAGTTGCATGGGTCCAGCTGGTCCTCTAGGTACTTTGCACAAGCATCCCGCAGTGTGTTGCTCTGGAAGAGGCAGGCGGTTTCAAAGACGGACTCGACATTCCTAGTTGTGATCCTGGCACAGCCGGTGTAAACATAGTTGATGAAGACCCTCACCCCCTCGTGCCCGACACCGCTGATTCTAACCATCATCTCCCTGCTCTCACGGAGATTACAGGAGAACATGGCTCTAAAGTAGGAAGAGTAGGCAGAGAGAAGAGCACGGTGGCAGGGAAACTCGTGGCCCTGCACACTCAGGGTCACATCGGTGAAAAGCCTGGTCTGGCGGAACTCATCGAACATCTTGAGAATTTCCTCTGAATGTAAAGAACCAGAGCAGAAGTCAAAGGCATCTTCTGGCCTCATTTCAACTGTCTTAACCTTGAGGGGGGGAGAAACCACATTCATTAATACGTCCTACATTGTGGTTTACATAAAAACAGacttaaaatgagaaaacgTAGTACCCTGAACCCAGTAGTGTGGATTATAGTCTGCTCCCGAAACAACCCCATGGCTGCAACCTTTAACAGGAACGCTCCTTGGACTTCTGGGCAATCTGGGTAGACAACAAGTCAATGGTAACacagtattaaaaataaaaaataaatgttcatatAAAAAAGATTCATGTAGCTTTTGGTCAGGGCACAGAGTGAAGAATGAGGAAGGGGCATAAAAGGATAAATGGTACCCCAACTGGATCAGTCAGCACAACCTAAAACTAAAGCTGCATGGGTGTCATTGGAAAGCTAACTTTTTACCAACGGAAACCTAAATTTGAGTCTATTGCACTGCAGGTATCGAAAAGGAACGTAGGCCTATGTGTTGTAATTTGAAGCAGTCAATATAATAAGACTGTAATATCCGTTTTTTCTAATAATAATGTATATGAATTGGACTTGTTCGTCTTGTAAAGAGCCAAAGGAGGCCAAGTTAGAGTAGAGCGGTGAGAACTACATGAACGgaatcaaattaaaatcaatgttaATTATCTTTCAAGAATACGACAAAATACAAGAACCttgcaataaaaaagaaaaaaggaagatgCTTCGATGACGTAAAAACAAGCAGCATAAATAAACATCACTTGCGTGCTCAGCACCTGTGCAAAACAGTTGTGCCCTGGAGCACAATGGCTGGTATTAGACAGAGGATGACAGAGGCAGAAGGGAGGAGAGAGACGGTTGTTCAAACCTACACGGCAGGTTTGTTTTTGAAAGAGACCGGTAATGAGGGATGCTATCAGGCACCATTTAAAAAGTGCTTCAACGAGTAAGACCGGACTGCTTACAAGTAACCTAGTGTAATTATTTTGAtttccttgaattttttttttttttaaatctatagtCTTTTGCTATTGTCtctttttataatatttatacATATAAGAAAGAAACACCCTGTCATATCACAGTAAAAACTCCTTAACCAAGACAAAGTGTTTTTACCCCCTTTGGGAAAAACCCTTAATTTGCTTtagagagaaagacagagagagagagagagagaaaaattatGCCTATGGCTATACAGCCTCGTTTACAGTTAAAAACAAGACAAGCCTTGGTTCCAGTGAGGTCATTTATCTCttgttatttttaactttttagacTCAACCCATTCACGTGTTGCCAAAAGCGGGTCACCGAACTcaggaagaaaacaagacaGGTTTAGCCAGGAGGCGTCTGACGTTTGCTTTGTGAAGGAGCTATACCTCGaagggaaacaaagaaaaacatcacgTCTATAGAAACACTGAGCCAACACAAGCACAGTTAcacaataataattaaaaaaacccaCTGGACTTATTGCCTCTGGTTTATGTTTGCATTTAGAAGTGTCAAGCTGAATgcgtagttttttgtttttaataataggGCTGCAATCTGTTATTACTGCTAATTAAGCAAAGTGGCTGCAGCTGCGTGGACAGATAAGCTACCTGGCGGATGGACAAAGCAAAGCTGCCTCTGGCGCGAGGCGACAGGAAGAAAGTTACCAGGAATCCTtataacacaaataaataaataaataattaaaataaagcgAGAAGTAAGCCCACCAAATATCTGCAAAAAATACAGtagtacaaaaaaacaacaacaaataaacaaaagtgtTACCTTTGTCAGACGTTTCCAGACGGGGCCTCTTTCTTCTGTTACAAGTTccaggaaaaacaaagataggggaggggggggggttaggaAAAAACTATAACACTATCTTGAAAAAGTTCGCCACTATCTTTAGAACATCTTCCTTAGAAGTGTTATGAGAAATTGGCCTGGTCGTGACACACACTCATTTCTGACGTCTTCCAGcgacaaaaacaaagaactgCCTGACTCTGTGGTAAACAGAATCCTTTATATATACTTGTCAAgtcggggaaaaaaaatccgTTCCATTCGGCCTGCGCAGGCTTTGCcaatgcatgctgggaaaaGGAGTCTGGTATTCCATCTCGCGACGTAGGTTTGTCTGGCTAAACACCTACACTTCCCAAGAGGCTCCAGTTCTCCTCGTGGCTTCTCTTTGTTTGCAAACAAACGACACTTTTAACGGAGGGagaaaaaacatcaataacaaGAAGTGGttgcgattaaaaaaaaaaccctcgaAAACAACCGATTTCTTTTCTATTCAAGACACTTTTGTATAAAAATGAATGCTGGCGACCGCTAGACGTTTCGCCGTGTTAAAACtagaactttttttaaagactttcaGAGTTTACACATTTAAATAGTGTGAAGCATTAAAACGGATACCACAAGTTGAAACGCTAATATTCAATTTATCGACCCGTCAAAACAAAGTGTGTTCGTTTCCCTCCCCCGCAActagccccccctccccctcctcatTTTCCCCCTGCAGGTAAGAAGGAAGGAGGAACAAAGGATGTCATAACTTCCTGCCAATGTTACAAAATACCTTTTAAGAGGTTTAAACTTGACAACCTTCCACTTCCAAAGAAGTAAACAATGATACTGACTGAGATTATTTTGAACAACCTGGAAAAACCCTTAATTCAATTGCTTCATAATGTAAACTAAACAAGAAGAAGACAGGTGTTTATCAATTTTCCAAATCttgctacttaaaaaaaaataaaaatagggaAGTCAGTATTAACCGATCAGTTGCCAAGATCAAGATGCAGAGAAAATTAGTAGAAGGTGAGAACACAAGACAGTGGGTTACGTTGGGTCCACAACACCTGCTGGCCATTTTGCACAAAACCAAACCACTTCATCTGAGAGGACAAAACGTTTTTCTTGCAAACAcagttgttttgaaaaaaaaaaaaaaaaaaaaaaaaaaaaaacaagttaggCATTATTGCTGAATAAATAAGAGTTTGTAGTTACAGAGCTACAGATGCTGGTGGATGTCAGTGTGCACAGAATGTGCCAGACAGCACTGCAGGTTATGTACTCAGGTGTTAGGAAACacttttgctgttcttttttgttgcaaaaaaaaaaatagcggAGAAGCTGTTAGGCAGACAAATGTGTCCCTCTGCTGTCGAGCCGCTGTAACACACAAATGGATCAGGCCCTCCATTAAACGGTGCCTGGACCGTTGCCAGTACGCACTCCGCTTCCCGGGCCATAAATTGCCATGTCGATGATCTATTTGCACACCCAGTTTTAGACAAACAAGGCTTTGAAAGCAAATATAGTTGATGAACTATGTAGTCCATCAACATGTTTTACAGGACTTTATACGACATTAGGCTGGATGTTTCAATGAGAGAAATTGGTAAATCTCcagacataaacacacaaatcaAGCACGTTTAGTGTTGCCTAATTGCCATTCGTGGTAACAATaggtcaaataaataaaccgggctctttaaatgtcaaaacaaaagacacaaatgtaAGAATTAACGAAAAGCTGCAGGGATGTTGTATTCTTGCTTGAAATTCAATGTCTGTCAGCATATAACAAACAGACTTTAATGGACTCTTTGAATAGCATGGCTTGTCCTTTAGTTCAAGAGTGTGGGATGCGTTTGACAAAGTAGAGGTGATCGTTTGTGTTTGTGACTCATTCAGcagtgtaataaaaataaagatttaaagcGTCGAGAGCGCAAGACGGCTAAAATGCATAACCACTGAAGTGAGATCATCGGAAAATGAAACCCCCTTCCATCTCCTCTCTATCCATTCTTTATCTACGCAGGGCCATGCGGGTCACCTGCAGCATAGACCGTGGACAGATCCATCACAGGTGAACATAGACAAACGGGTCAAACAACTATGCACTCACACAGTCAGACCTAACAGCAGTGTTAGCGTACGTTCAACTAACCTAATCtgacatgcatgtttttggtTTGCAGGTTAACCCAAACATGCACAGGGGAGAACATTTAAACCCAGAATGGAAGCACCTCAGCTGGCAAATAAAACGtttattaaaaaatttttttcctgCAAGGCAGCCGGGCTAAGAATTGCTCCATGGTGCAGCGCCCAGAAATCCTACTGCTTTTATTAGAAAACATATCAGATAAGTAGGCAAATGAACTGGGGACGATGTGATCAAAATAaccttttcatttaaattaatgAGGCAACAAGCTCTCCAGGTGTGCAAAGGCAGCAACATTAACACTACAAAACAGAATTTACAAGCTAAAGTTCAGAGACGTGTACTTCTACGTGGGTCAGAAGGAAAAAGCACAACACATTGCACCTCAGGTCCAGTCCAAGGAAGGTGGAGTAAGTGCTGGTATAGGCAATTATAGAGAAGGTGGGATGTCAGCTATTCAGCTTAGAAAGCTGCTTGCAGTTTCTGGAAGTCAGtggtttagaaaaaaatcaaactcaagagaatattttttttctggaaattaaaaaaagagaggaaagctATACCTGggttatttacaaaaaaaaaatacacagatttgtttttggGTGCTCAAATATATGACAGATTAATGAACCTTCAtcttaaaactgaaaatcaaAGAAGTCTGCTGGGATTTCTTTTGTAGTGAAAGCGTTCCATTATCTCACAACCATagattttctgaaaatgtacaACACATGACAATATATTGGTCCTACAGAAATAACATTTCCAAAATGAATCTCAGAACATCATATGCAGTTAATCTGATCCTGTAGGCATCACATATTGCAAAACGTCTCTACTGAGATATATTTACACACAATAGTTAGATAATATGCTTGAACGATACCTGAACAAAATAGACCTTCAGGCAACcagttaccaaaaaaaaattaaaaataaaaataaactaggTCTGACCGCACCATACATATCTAGTCGTTTTATGTATAAATGACTAGATATAATGGACGCCAAGTGGTAATGAGTCTGAAATGAAGGCAGCTCTCAAGGGTCTTCATGATGAggtgttttctctgtttcttcGGCGCCAATGCAGCAGAAGGGTGAGGCTTTCGGCGATCTCCCGGTACCGCAGCCCGTACAGGTAAGGAGCACACGCCCTGGGCAGCAGCATTAAAACATTAGCGTTGACCGTGCTGATCCACACCCGGAGATCCGGACTGATGCCTTCCTTCTGCAACATGTAGAGCTCCAGGGTGAAGACGAAACCGGGGGCAAAGTAGAGCAGGAGCAGAACCCCGTGGACCAGCACCGTGACCCGGGCCCTGGAGAAGCGGCTGTGCCAGATTCCTTGCGTCCTTGTCACCATGTACAGACGGATGTAGCAGTATAAAATGAGAAAGGTGCAGATCAGCGCCGCGACAAAGAAGTACATGTAGATCCACCCGACAGTGTTGACCTGAAAGAAACCGAGGGAGATGAGAGCCAGACACACGGGTACCTTCTCGCGGGGAATGTCTTCTTCCTGCATCAGGATCATCAAGGTGAGAGGATATATGGAGCACAGGATCCACACCACCCCCAGTACGGTGAGGGTGTGGGCCGGCGAGAGAAGGTTATGGTAACGGAGGGGCCAGCGGACGGCGGCGAAGGTGTCGACCACCATGAGAGTCACCGTGAGGATGGCGCAGCTGTAGGCCGTGACGAGGACCACCGTGAAGAGCTCGCAAACAACCCAGGGTATCTGGGCTCCCACGGCGTTACTGATCAACGTGACCAGgttgaggaggaggaagagcatGTCCGCGGCCAGGGTGTTGGCCACCAGCAGGTAGCGGGTCTCCCTGCACAGAGCGCGGGAGAGGAAGATGCACACCAGCAGAACAGGGTTGGCTATGAAGGTGGCGAACGTGATGACGGCCGTGGGGATGCAGAACAGCTGAAGATGCCAGCGCTCCACGCTTTCGACCCAGTCCTGAGTGAGGTTAGAAAACAGCGCAACCTGTGCCATTGTGATTCGGACTCAGCGAGGAAACATAGATGGATGACAGAGGGGATTTTTGTGAGGCTCCTGTACTTCCTCTGGCAACGTCctgtgaaagaaaaacaccatAAATTACCGCAAACAGAGTGCAACCTCTTTAGATTATGAGCATGTTGTAAGTCCAGTGCACGAGTACATTTTTGTTGTCATGCAACATATGTGATTGAGTTAGGCAACCACGAAGAAAATCCTGTAAGAAATAATAGACATCAAATGAATGTGAAGATGTGCTTTTTTGACCCATGTTGTCAGTTCAATGTgtaatttgttcttttattttaaatccaatGTGccagtcagacaaaaaaaataaaaaataaaataaaaacatccggCTAAGAAATACAGCAAATCTACTGTTCAGCAGATGTGTTCGCCGTGGATGGCTTTAGAGCCTTGCTGCTGGAACCAACCAAGCAACCGTATCACTGCTTTCTCCTGTTGGTGTTCATCCTCCTGGTAACAGGATGCACTGTTTATACCAACATCCACGGTGGAGACTGCTGTGTTTGTGACCATCTCCGGAGCAACATGTGCGAGTTTAACCCGGACCGGACGTACCAGCGGCCGGCACTCATTTACATTCATCCGTCCAGAGAGCAAAGCAAAGGGTTTGCTTTGAGTTATTCTAATGCTCAGGTGAATTTCAGAATTGACTGAGGTGGTCTGTTTGAAAGACGAACATAGGTCTAATCAAGATTCATGCTTCACTCACTATTTAGATTACAATGTGCTGTTTCCATCCAACAGTACATAAACTGGAACttgtattttgtcatttttgccATTGTTGCCTATACTTATTTGCTCGTAGATGCACACAAATTCTGATCCGTTGCTCAGCTGGAAAACCCAGAGCAATTAATGGGAGTAATGGAGACCACCACTCATCAGCACATGTAACGGCTGGTTAGGATGGACGCCGAATATAGATGGACACACAATATTATATCTTTTcacagtaatatccacctgctattgcacttctggttagacctaaactgcatttcgttgccttgtacctgtacctgtgtaatgacaataaagttaaatctaATCTgatctaaaatctaaaaatattgcTGACTTGGAGGCAATTCCCCCTGCTGCTTGGGTGTCCTAAGAGATGTGACAGGTACTGCTTTCCAGCAAAGTGTTCACTGTGTTTAATTCTGATATATATGAACACCTCTTCATTAAAGGTGCCTTCCCCAATGCAGGTTATTCATGTTCAAGGCCTCAGTGAACCCTCACACTACCACATGTAGCGTGTTTAAATTTTCACTGGTAAcgatttcttaaaaaaaaaaaaattcaagcaaAATGCCAAGCCCATTATGTCACATTTAAGTGGGCGAAGTTGTGTGTGAGGGCTCAAACCTGACGGCCGTTAAACATTTGTAGGATGCAGTGGAATCGTACCAGGTGAGAGGTGTTTCGCTAAAATCGACACGCCATTTTCAAAGATTTTGGCACAGAATTCTGAACTTCAACCACATAAATCTACTttgcaatgttttgtttttaaatgcaacttcttctcttttctaatctatattattaaaaatgttgtattGGGCACGTATAGTGTTTTTCCCTCCCTATTAACTGTTGCAATTACAATTGAACTTCACAGGGAAGAATCCACAAAGCTCTCCTACCTTAACCATCACCTGTTCCTAAAGTCcgtacactggctccctgtagctcagagaatagactttaaaatacttctgttagtttatacaaatctggaacaaacttccagaaaactgtgaaatcagctgaaacactgagttcctgtaaatcaagactgaaaacccacctgttcaGAGTTGCTTTCGGCCCATAATAGCAGGAacattgaaataaatatatgatgTGTATCGacgttttcacctgatacagtttaatgtttattactggtctcacaaccagtgactgttatgacaagttttatgttttcatgatctAAAGCCCTTTGAACCtcgttgctgctgaaatgtgctatataaataaacgtgaCTTTATTGAACAACTCTCATGTGTTTTGGAAGTACTAAACGCGTTCCAGTTTTTATAGGTCATCTAACTTCATAGTCCATAAAACTAGGCAAATGTAGATGTTTATGGAAATTAGCATTCGGTACCTTCTTGGCGctattcaaatataaaatctaCACAGTTGGGGACTCTGTGCCTTCTAGGTTTCCAGtataaagaattaaaaatatatatagatttttaaattaaacaacaatGCTATTAAGTGTGTTTTCAAGCTAGCTACTTCATAAATTTTATAGGGCACCACTTATGAGTGATAAATTTCAATGTTCAGAGCACAAGCCCGGTGTAAATGCCACCACCTTACCGATAGATCTGACACAAACTGAACTGGCTAAATTCAATCTTGTCAATAACAAACCGTGAGACTGTATTGATTTAACTCGCGCATCTTACCTTATTTTGAAGAGAAAATGCCGCTTGTGCTGCACAAATCAATGATCGTCCGGCTTCTCTCACACGCTGCCTCTATCTCATAGATTCTTTGTTGACTCAGTGATAAGAGATGCAAAAAGCCGCAGCCACTTGTCGCTCACATAGTAACAGGGTGGAACCCGTTCCCTGtatagattaaaaataaaataaaataaatcttttcatCTTTAAGATTTAAATCTGATTCGGCTCTCAGGATTTTGGCCTGATTTAATTACATAATAGCAAACATCCCATTTGCtgtaatttataaaacaaaaaaaacacaaatcaacaAGACAGCTAACTGCATCGTCCATGTCTGACGCTTTGT
This genomic window from Fundulus heteroclitus isolate FHET01 chromosome 6, MU-UCD_Fhet_4.1, whole genome shotgun sequence contains:
- the klhl24a gene encoding kelch-like protein 24a — encoded protein: MGLFREQTIIHTTGFRVKTVEMRPEDAFDFCSGSLHSEEILKMFDEFRQTRLFTDVTLSVQGHEFPCHRALLSAYSSYFRAMFSCNLRESREMMVRISGVGHEGVRVFINYVYTGCARITTRNVESVFETACLFQSNTLRDACAKYLEDQLDPCNCLGLQRFAETHFLSQLASRCKSYALANFIEVSAHEEFLDLGVEELKKYISSEQLYVSREESVFEAVMRWVHHNKEQRKTMLESLLQNVRLPLMHPTYFVQHVEADDIIQKSPDIYHLLHEARRYHVFGNEVRSPRTCPRRSTGFSEVIVVVGGCERLGGFNLPYNDCYDPVTEDWSSLNKLPEFTKSEYAVCALRNDIIVSGGRINSRDVWMYNSQLNHWIKVASLLKGRWRHKMCTLLGKVYALGGYDGQTRLKSVEWYDCFANRWTEVAPMTEAVSSPAVASCFGRLYVIGGETKDETCSDKVQCYNPDTNQWTLQAKNPIPRRCISAVSLNNMIYVCGGFSESIYCYDPQQNNWLCAFQISDRLESCGMAAINDNIYILGGQRQGGDASDKIICFNPATGIVDTEKPRMPRPICSHGCVTIHRYSEKTKPYATQTGDM
- the LOC105918540 gene encoding probable G-protein coupled receptor 148, whose translation is MAQVALFSNLTQDWVESVERWHLQLFCIPTAVITFATFIANPVLLVCIFLSRALCRETRYLLVANTLAADMLFLLLNLVTLISNAVGAQIPWVVCELFTVVLVTAYSCAILTVTLMVVDTFAAVRWPLRYHNLLSPAHTLTVLGVVWILCSIYPLTLMILMQEEDIPREKVPVCLALISLGFFQVNTVGWIYMYFFVAALICTFLILYCYIRLYMVTRTQGIWHSRFSRARVTVLVHGVLLLLYFAPGFVFTLELYMLQKEGISPDLRVWISTVNANVLMLLPRACAPYLYGLRYREIAESLTLLLHWRRRNRENTSS